The following coding sequences are from one Paenibacillus sp. JDR-2 window:
- a CDS encoding CgeB family protein, translated as MAPVVKRKTDEEAGRAAGYKLGWDHGYWFGLCEEAINRIPQANKLWPIHAMYVETGKGFPYSPIDEAVRGTLATMVERLTVVNATQPVAELALADRPDVVIVLDGLQFDVAQIAKLRDNGIRTAIWLTDDPYYMDITTMIVPHYDTVFTLERNSVDYYKQLGCQNVFYLPFCFDPAQYRPTNPERSNRKEITFIGSAYLNRVNYFNELTPYLAGKNTLISGIWWDRLTKYDLLRPKIKLNNWMGPTETALTYNASKIVINMHRAHDDALYNSNRIGLTAVSPNPRTFEIAACGVLQVCDIRDDLASFFTPGVEIVTYSSPAELIEKMDYYLKHEEERQQIALRGMYRAFRDHKYANRLQTMLTILFPLL; from the coding sequence ATGGCGCCAGTAGTCAAACGGAAGACCGACGAGGAGGCTGGACGAGCGGCGGGATACAAGCTGGGCTGGGATCACGGGTACTGGTTCGGGTTATGCGAGGAAGCGATCAACCGCATTCCGCAGGCCAACAAACTGTGGCCGATTCACGCGATGTATGTGGAGACGGGCAAAGGCTTTCCTTACTCTCCCATCGACGAAGCCGTAAGAGGGACTTTAGCGACCATGGTTGAGAGGTTGACTGTTGTGAACGCGACGCAGCCTGTGGCAGAGCTTGCGCTTGCTGACCGGCCGGATGTTGTTATTGTTCTGGATGGACTGCAGTTTGATGTTGCGCAGATCGCAAAGCTTCGGGATAACGGAATCCGGACGGCGATCTGGCTGACCGATGATCCTTATTATATGGATATTACAACGATGATTGTTCCGCATTACGATACGGTATTTACGTTGGAGCGCAATTCCGTGGACTATTACAAGCAGCTTGGCTGCCAGAATGTGTTTTATTTGCCGTTTTGCTTCGATCCCGCGCAATATCGCCCAACGAATCCCGAGCGCTCAAACCGCAAAGAAATTACGTTTATCGGCTCCGCCTATTTGAACAGGGTTAACTATTTCAATGAATTAACTCCTTATCTGGCGGGGAAAAATACGCTAATATCCGGTATTTGGTGGGACCGGTTAACCAAATACGACCTGCTTCGTCCCAAGATCAAGCTGAACAATTGGATGGGACCAACGGAAACGGCTTTGACATACAATGCTTCAAAAATCGTGATCAATATGCATAGGGCGCATGACGATGCCTTGTACAACAGCAACCGAATCGGATTAACGGCTGTATCCCCTAATCCCCGGACCTTTGAAATTGCCGCATGCGGCGTACTGCAGGTATGCGATATCCGGGATGATCTTGCTTCATTTTTTACCCCGGGAGTAGAAATCGTTACCTATTCCTCGCCGGCAGAGCTGATCGAGAAGATGGATTATTACTTGAAGCATGAGGAGGAGCGGCAGCAAATCGCCCTTCGCGGCATGTACCGGGCTTTCCGGGACCATAAATACGCGAACCGTCTTCAGACGATGCTGACGATATTATTCCCGCTCCTCTAA
- a CDS encoding catalase — MSANETNGTHASGAGGAADNRKAVGETDLTLTTRQGHPVSDNQNIRTVGNRGPATLENYHFIEKITHFDRERVPERVVHARGAGAHGYFEAYGTFGSEPIGKYTRAKLFQEKGKKTPVFVRFSSVIHGGHSPETLRDPRGFATKFYTEDGNWDLVGNNLKIFFIRDAMKFPDMVHAFKPDPVTNLQSMERFFDFVSNSPEATHMITFLFSPWGIPANYRQMQGSGVNTYKWVNAKGEAVLVKYHWDPQQGVKNLTQSEAEQIQAKNFNHATQDLYEAIERGNYPAWELKVQIMEDGEHPELDFDPLDDTKLWPEEQFPMVPVGKMVLDKNPENYFAEVEQAAFGTGVLVDGLDFSDDKMLQGRTLSYSDTQRYRVGANYLQLPINAPKKRAATNQRDGQMAFYVDVAPGQNPHVNYEPSSLNGLAEAEASGASHEPHYEANLVRQAIDRTNDFAQAGDTFRKLEQWERDELIHNLGDALSTCAPVIKDKMLSNLTQADPEYGRLVAEAIKKSSAMKSEHEGTFPAREGMEIAEELGHKTDGY, encoded by the coding sequence ATGTCCGCAAATGAAACAAACGGCACTCACGCGTCCGGCGCGGGCGGTGCAGCCGATAACCGCAAAGCGGTAGGCGAAACCGATCTGACGCTGACAACCAGACAAGGCCATCCGGTATCAGATAATCAAAATATCAGAACGGTTGGCAACCGCGGCCCGGCTACCCTGGAAAATTACCACTTCATCGAGAAAATCACCCATTTCGACCGCGAACGCGTTCCTGAACGGGTCGTTCATGCCCGCGGAGCAGGCGCGCACGGTTATTTCGAAGCCTATGGCACGTTCGGCAGCGAGCCGATCGGCAAATATACAAGAGCGAAGCTGTTCCAGGAAAAAGGCAAAAAAACGCCTGTCTTCGTCCGTTTCTCGAGTGTGATCCACGGCGGGCATTCGCCGGAGACACTTCGCGACCCGCGCGGCTTCGCGACCAAATTTTATACGGAGGACGGCAACTGGGATCTGGTAGGCAATAACCTGAAGATCTTCTTCATCCGCGATGCGATGAAATTCCCGGATATGGTTCATGCCTTTAAGCCGGATCCTGTAACGAACCTGCAGTCGATGGAGCGCTTCTTCGACTTTGTCTCGAATTCGCCTGAAGCGACCCATATGATCACCTTCCTGTTCTCCCCTTGGGGAATCCCGGCGAACTACCGCCAGATGCAAGGCTCCGGCGTCAATACATACAAATGGGTAAATGCGAAGGGCGAAGCGGTATTGGTCAAATATCACTGGGATCCGCAGCAAGGCGTCAAAAACCTGACTCAATCCGAGGCTGAGCAAATTCAGGCGAAGAACTTCAACCATGCTACGCAGGATCTATATGAGGCGATTGAACGGGGAAATTACCCAGCCTGGGAGCTGAAGGTGCAGATCATGGAGGACGGCGAGCATCCGGAGCTTGACTTCGATCCGCTTGACGATACCAAGCTGTGGCCGGAAGAGCAGTTCCCAATGGTGCCGGTAGGCAAGATGGTGCTTGATAAAAATCCGGAGAACTATTTCGCAGAGGTGGAGCAGGCGGCATTCGGAACGGGCGTATTGGTAGACGGACTGGACTTCTCGGATGATAAAATGCTGCAGGGCCGCACCTTATCCTACTCCGACACCCAGCGGTACCGGGTTGGAGCGAACTACCTGCAGCTGCCGATCAATGCGCCGAAAAAGCGTGCCGCAACCAATCAGCGCGACGGCCAAATGGCCTTTTACGTAGATGTCGCTCCCGGTCAAAATCCGCATGTGAACTACGAGCCTTCCAGTCTGAACGGACTTGCTGAGGCAGAAGCTTCCGGCGCATCGCATGAACCGCATTATGAAGCGAATCTCGTCAGACAAGCGATTGACCGGACCAACGATTTTGCCCAGGCAGGCGATACATTCCGCAAGCTGGAGCAGTGGGAGCGCGATGAGCTTATTCATAATCTGGGTGATGCCTTGTCAACCTGCGCGCCTGTCATTAAGGACAAAATGCTGTCCAATCTGACGCAAGCGGATCCGGAATACGGCCGCCTTGTGGCGGAAGCCATCAAGAAATCCTCGGCTATGAAGTCCGAACACGAAGGCACCTTCCCTGCCCGCGAGGGGATGGAAATTGCCGAAGAGCTTGGACACAAAACAGACGGATATTAA
- a CDS encoding YhcN/YlaJ family sporulation lipoprotein, which produces MKNKFILLTASVALATTLAGCASNQGDIGNKNIRPNSVRYDANGNMVRNLAAPGTLTDKRFANDQMNEMNRVNGRRLNSNNIVGSHKNYKMEMSEEIAKKLVAMNTVKTANVMLTDNNAYVAVSFEDHTRGLSAKSYNRTNLSSPITDTNRHMNGTYGASGGKYGMNGMNGTYGMNGTMGGYHNDGIRGLSTTNTGESQLTDKIKSDIAAEVKRLHPSVQNVYVSASPDFVDRMNSYMGDVRLGHPIQGFVSEFNAMVERIFPANATKLNSNMAKHTTPYIYDHR; this is translated from the coding sequence ATGAAAAACAAATTCATTCTTCTTACAGCAAGTGTGGCTTTAGCAACAACGTTAGCGGGTTGTGCGTCCAATCAGGGAGATATCGGCAATAAAAATATCCGTCCTAACAGCGTACGATACGATGCTAACGGGAATATGGTCCGTAATCTCGCGGCTCCGGGAACATTGACCGACAAACGTTTCGCGAATGATCAAATGAACGAGATGAACCGAGTCAACGGCCGCCGTCTCAACAGCAACAACATTGTTGGCAGTCATAAAAATTATAAGATGGAAATGAGCGAGGAAATCGCGAAGAAGCTTGTAGCTATGAATACGGTTAAGACAGCCAATGTTATGCTGACTGACAACAATGCTTATGTTGCCGTATCCTTCGAGGATCATACGCGCGGCCTAAGCGCAAAAAGCTACAACCGTACGAATCTGAGCAGCCCGATTACCGATACGAACCGCCACATGAACGGTACGTATGGCGCAAGCGGCGGGAAATACGGCATGAACGGCATGAACGGAACGTATGGCATGAACGGTACGATGGGCGGTTACCATAATGACGGCATTCGCGGCCTGAGCACAACCAACACCGGCGAGAGCCAGCTGACGGACAAAATCAAAAGCGATATCGCCGCGGAAGTGAAACGGCTGCATCCGTCGGTTCAGAATGTTTATGTATCCGCAAGCCCGGACTTTGTGGACCGCATGAACAGCTATATGGGCGATGTTCGTCTGGGTCACCCGATTCAAGGCTTTGTATCCGAATTTAACGCCATGGTTGAGCGCATCTTCCCGGCTAATGCGACGAAGCTGAACTCCAATATGGCCAAGCACACCACTCCTTATATTTACGATCACCGCTAA
- a CDS encoding helix-turn-helix domain-containing protein, whose protein sequence is MKGSDHKSKFLLTHREREVFELLVQDKTTRDIAQQLFISEKTVRNHISNVMQKLNVKGRSQAVVELIKLGELQI, encoded by the coding sequence TTGAAGGGTAGCGACCATAAAAGCAAGTTTTTATTAACACATCGTGAACGCGAGGTATTTGAGCTGCTGGTGCAGGATAAGACAACTAGAGATATTGCGCAGCAATTATTTATCAGCGAAAAAACCGTCCGCAACCATATTTCGAATGTCATGCAAAAGTTAAATGTTAAAGGTCGTTCGCAAGCGGTTGTCGAGCTGATCAAGCTTGGGGAGTTACAAATCTAA
- a CDS encoding response regulator transcription factor, with translation MNILIVDDEPRHLRGMAGMIQMMRPDAKVKTAKDGEAALALVREEQPDVVLSDIQMPKLDGLSFLQRLQEEELRTKVVMVSAYNLFEYAQRAIRHGAYDYLLKPVDMDKVEVLLQRLDQQLAEEERERGESAEIKQKLELASSAYRSRLLHQWLSGELPPGERVDLEEWPLLIQMNTLILTEIRNKGEAFPVTELVEQLKQRVSAHGEACVFPLQTVSQHSIRLVAVLKQESHSAAEIGELRSSLMKETEIWRACGTVSHGVTALQAEDRIEPAETFIPKLFRQAEEALEYAFHEEWESVVTFGHVAGLGNRNAVFQLDGEALFEALQEQSLARAEAMCREAFAELSSQGRTEPKLMKNYASLTLMKLKSRTSGIIDQQVGSALADTASTAIPSCTGSGMLIELMLGRLAEVHKSLTDRKQGSGELAVEQCLGWIQGHYAEDLTLEMAAEQFHFNPSYFSTLMKSRTGRSFSDHLTEARIRAAKELLAGGRFKIYEIAEQCGYRDTKYFTRIFKRQVGLSPEAYKHTLRPQTGSGDWS, from the coding sequence ATGAACATATTGATCGTTGATGACGAGCCGCGGCATTTGAGAGGAATGGCCGGCATGATTCAAATGATGCGGCCGGATGCAAAGGTGAAAACGGCCAAGGATGGAGAAGCCGCCCTTGCCCTGGTTAGGGAAGAACAACCGGACGTGGTGCTTAGCGATATACAGATGCCGAAGCTTGACGGGCTTTCGTTCCTGCAGCGGCTGCAGGAAGAGGAGCTGCGGACCAAGGTTGTTATGGTGTCGGCTTATAATTTGTTCGAATATGCGCAAAGAGCTATCCGCCATGGAGCTTACGACTATCTGCTCAAGCCCGTTGACATGGACAAGGTAGAAGTGCTGCTGCAGCGGCTTGATCAGCAGCTTGCGGAAGAAGAGCGGGAGCGCGGCGAGTCGGCCGAAATCAAGCAAAAGCTCGAGCTTGCATCCTCCGCTTACCGGAGCCGGCTGCTGCACCAATGGCTAAGCGGCGAGCTTCCTCCCGGCGAAAGGGTTGACCTTGAAGAATGGCCTTTGCTTATCCAAATGAACACTCTCATATTGACGGAGATTCGAAATAAGGGAGAAGCTTTTCCCGTGACGGAACTGGTCGAACAGCTTAAGCAGCGGGTATCCGCGCATGGCGAGGCTTGCGTGTTCCCTTTGCAGACGGTATCGCAGCACAGCATTCGCCTGGTTGCCGTCTTGAAGCAGGAGAGCCATTCGGCGGCGGAGATAGGGGAGCTGCGCTCCAGCCTGATGAAGGAGACGGAGATATGGCGCGCTTGCGGCACGGTGTCCCATGGAGTTACGGCTCTGCAAGCGGAGGATAGGATTGAACCTGCCGAGACTTTCATCCCCAAGCTTTTCCGCCAGGCCGAGGAAGCATTGGAATATGCTTTCCATGAGGAATGGGAGAGTGTCGTAACCTTTGGTCATGTTGCCGGGCTGGGTAATAGGAATGCCGTCTTCCAACTGGATGGCGAGGCGCTGTTCGAAGCGCTGCAGGAGCAGTCGCTCGCAAGAGCGGAAGCGATGTGCCGGGAAGCCTTTGCCGAGTTATCCTCGCAGGGCCGCACGGAGCCTAAGCTGATGAAAAATTATGCGTCCCTTACGCTGATGAAGCTGAAGAGCCGAACCTCCGGCATCATTGACCAGCAGGTTGGAAGCGCTCTCGCGGATACCGCATCTACGGCGATTCCGTCCTGTACCGGCAGCGGCATGCTGATAGAGCTGATGCTTGGCAGGCTGGCAGAGGTTCACAAATCGCTGACGGACCGGAAGCAGGGCAGCGGCGAGCTGGCGGTAGAGCAATGTCTGGGTTGGATTCAGGGGCATTATGCGGAGGATCTGACGCTTGAGATGGCGGCAGAGCAATTTCACTTCAATCCCTCTTACTTCAGCACCTTGATGAAAAGCCGCACCGGACGCTCGTTCTCCGATCATTTGACCGAAGCCCGCATACGAGCGGCGAAGGAGCTGCTGGCCGGCGGCCGGTTCAAAATCTATGAAATCGCGGAGCAATGCGGCTACCGGGATACGAAATATTTCACCCGGATATTCAAGCGGCAGGTAGGCTTGTCGCCGGAAGCTTATAAGCATACGCTGCGTCCGCAGACGGGGAGCGGGGATTGGTCATGA
- a CDS encoding ketoacyl-ACP synthase III has protein sequence MEKQLHSNAAITAIGTYTPDKVLSNADLERIVETSDEWIVQRTGIRERRIAADDQFTSDLCIRAVRDMQERYGVEIEDVDYIIVATSTPDNVIPSVAAQVQAGLGIRLCGAIDIQAACAGFTSAIQLANGLLLSGVYRKILVIGGETLSKVTNYEDRTTCILFGDGAGAFLMEARGDGDILAISSQTDGSGGHHVYRSGLSPVINAADIDTTSRIVQNGREVYKWALSHVSEGIAGLLKDSGYAPSQINWFVPHNANQRIIDALCERTGISEQQALSSIEHYGNTSAASIPLALDAAVRDGRVLPGHLLLLYGFGGGLTQSGVLLRWSV, from the coding sequence ATGGAAAAGCAATTGCACTCCAACGCAGCTATTACGGCCATCGGCACATATACACCGGATAAAGTCTTGTCTAATGCGGATTTGGAGCGTATCGTCGAAACCTCGGACGAATGGATTGTCCAACGCACGGGCATCCGCGAACGCCGGATTGCCGCTGATGATCAGTTCACCAGCGATTTATGCATTCGGGCGGTAAGGGATATGCAGGAGCGGTACGGGGTGGAAATCGAGGATGTCGATTACATTATTGTCGCTACCTCCACGCCGGACAATGTCATTCCAAGCGTTGCCGCCCAGGTTCAGGCCGGCCTTGGAATCCGGCTTTGCGGCGCAATTGATATTCAGGCGGCATGCGCAGGCTTTACATCAGCCATTCAGCTGGCGAATGGGCTGCTCTTATCCGGCGTTTACCGCAAAATCCTCGTAATTGGCGGAGAAACCTTATCCAAGGTAACGAACTATGAAGACCGGACGACTTGCATTTTGTTTGGCGACGGAGCCGGTGCATTCTTAATGGAAGCCCGTGGCGATGGGGATATTCTGGCGATCTCTTCCCAGACAGACGGCTCTGGAGGACATCATGTCTACCGGAGCGGCTTGTCCCCTGTCATTAACGCAGCGGATATCGATACGACAAGCCGCATCGTTCAAAATGGCCGCGAAGTGTACAAATGGGCGCTCAGCCACGTATCGGAAGGAATCGCCGGACTGCTGAAGGACAGCGGCTACGCGCCATCGCAAATCAACTGGTTCGTTCCGCACAACGCGAATCAGCGCATTATTGACGCGTTATGCGAACGGACCGGAATAAGCGAGCAGCAGGCTTTATCGAGCATCGAGCACTACGGCAATACATCTGCCGCATCCATTCCGCTTGCTCTTGATGCCGCCGTCCGGGACGGCCGTGTATTGCCGGGGCATTTGCTGCTGCTCTATGGTTTTGGCGGCGGATTAACCCAGTCAGGCGTCCTGCTTCGCTGGTCCGTTTAA